One Halobaculum sp. CBA1158 DNA segment encodes these proteins:
- a CDS encoding aminopeptidase: MDEELRSAAETAIHQCLDLASDESLAVVTDDEREAIGEALYAVAGEVTADATILRYPPASQHGAEPSDPVAAAMREADAFLAPTTKSLSHTRARGDACEAGARGATLPGITREVFLAGLDADYETIARHCADVRAQVDDADEIRVTTEAGTDITFEPGDREFLSDTGDVSEPGSFSNLPAGEVFVSPETAEGTYVVDGTMMPYGLLEGRELRFEVEDGFVTEISDDEVREQVECAAEEVGRDAYNLAELGIGTNVGVTDLVGSVLLDEKAAGTVHIAIGDDAGIGGDTDAPLHLDGIVTEPTVWADGEEVDLPEP, from the coding sequence ATGGACGAGGAGCTCCGTTCGGCCGCGGAAACGGCGATCCATCAGTGTCTCGACCTCGCGAGCGACGAGTCGCTCGCGGTCGTCACCGACGACGAGCGCGAGGCGATCGGCGAGGCGCTCTACGCCGTCGCCGGCGAGGTGACCGCAGACGCGACGATCCTCCGGTACCCGCCGGCGAGCCAGCACGGCGCGGAGCCGTCCGACCCCGTCGCCGCCGCGATGCGGGAGGCCGACGCCTTCCTCGCGCCGACGACGAAGAGCCTGAGCCACACCCGTGCCCGCGGGGACGCCTGCGAGGCGGGCGCGCGCGGCGCGACGCTGCCGGGGATCACCCGCGAGGTGTTCCTCGCCGGCCTCGACGCCGACTACGAGACCATCGCGCGCCATTGCGCCGACGTACGCGCGCAGGTCGACGACGCCGACGAGATCCGCGTCACGACGGAGGCGGGCACCGACATCACGTTCGAGCCGGGCGACCGCGAGTTCCTGTCGGACACAGGCGACGTGAGCGAGCCGGGGTCGTTCTCGAACCTCCCGGCGGGCGAGGTGTTCGTCAGCCCGGAGACCGCCGAGGGAACCTACGTCGTCGACGGGACGATGATGCCGTACGGCCTGCTCGAGGGACGGGAGCTCCGATTCGAGGTCGAGGACGGCTTCGTCACCGAGATCTCCGACGACGAGGTGCGCGAGCAGGTCGAGTGCGCCGCCGAGGAGGTCGGCCGCGACGCGTACAACCTCGCGGAGTTGGGTATCGGTACGAACGTCGGCGTCACCGACCTCGTCGGCTCCGTGCTGCTCGACGAGAAGGCGGCCGGCACCGTCCACATCGCCATCGGCGACGACGCGGGCATCGGCGGCGACACCGACGCGCCGCTGCACCTCGACGGGATCGTGACCGAACCGACCGTATGGGCGGACGGGGAGGAAGTGGACCTGCCCGAGCCCTGA